Proteins co-encoded in one Aspergillus luchuensis IFO 4308 DNA, chromosome 6, nearly complete sequence genomic window:
- a CDS encoding uncharacterized protein (COG:G,M;~EggNog:ENOG410PNHV;~InterPro:IPR036291,IPR008030;~PFAM:PF08659,PF13460,PF05368) produces the protein MTAVLITGATGKQGGALIRNLLLRKAPLEILAVTRNTSSASAQKLASLSSNIKLVEGDLDNPGAIFRNAQRLTTSPIWGVYSVQAVIGNKAEETQGKALIDESIRQKVKFFVYSSVDRGGEEHSKDGNMDWVILRPAAFFENLTPDFFGKVSTTCFKMALAGKPLQLVATSDIGYFAAEAFLNPEKYKGRAISLAGD, from the exons ATGACTGCTGTTCTTATTACTGGTGCAACCGGCAAACAAGGGGGTGCCCTCATCAGGAATCTACTTCTCCGGAAGGCTCCCCTGGAGATCCTCGCCGTCACCAGGAACACCTCTTCCGCGTCTGCCCAGAAGCTGGCTAGTTTGTCTTCAAATATCAAGTTGGTGGAGGGTGACCTTGATAACCCGGGTGCCATCTTCCGCAATGCTCAACGCTTGACGACCTCGCCCATATGGGGAGTATATAGCGTGCAG GCCGTAATTGGCAACAAGGCGGAAGAAACGCAAGGAAAGGCGTTGATCGACGAGTCTATCCGACAAAAGGTCAAGTTCTTCGTCTACAGTTCCGTTGACCGCGGCGGCGAGGAGCACTC CAAAGATGGCAACATGGACTGGGTGATCCTGCGCCCGGCCGCCTTCTTCGAAAATCTGACTCCGGATTTCTTCGGCAAGGTTTCTACCACATGCTTCAAGATGGCATTGGCTGGAAAGCCGCTGCAGCTTGTCGCCACCAGCGACATTGGATATTTCGCTGCTGAGGCTTTCCTCAACCCGGAGAAGTACAAAGGGAGGGCCATTTCGCTTGCCGGTGATTAA
- a CDS encoding uncharacterized protein (COG:S;~EggNog:ENOG410Q1RX;~InterPro:IPR013126,IPR043129;~SECRETED:SignalP(1-21)), with product MNLSQILLALLWWCVSTAAVAEETCDNAPPNDPIGIDLGHRFVFASYANSINNFTLLGVVNHKEYQRQIEELSMDHFQRSGLGKPRSGSRSTPLALLTSVMWSLFEMIDARVSISSNAYVVWTQDSIRSISDTVYGIIPVSVQRKVKSFLISRGLIKKKLSPSDVTETFTVVFAELKATSLAAHGVNVTWAVVGVPDFFNDTLRETVIRAGQQAGITILEGAVPPRSFCTHYLSPAIDQYDRVLVVHQGETHCGVQLYDGSPQRRRKGQSVYPYLPLDPWSGDRIQYRLVKELVDGDAQLKTLVVQGRDNGFLIQAVLRTRLTLKGYDPAVELLLGLEPLLEDQLGGNRDHEDGEKLNELPLNLDSWWTHGNIPDLVLTRSQITAVENNYMETLANNIQVYLQAMAEPHKTGKATKQERVDYAIILTDYFDGELVHRAVQEAIGNDVPIVGSLKDITMVAEGAARLAWTRRENLLSMRESAKTRHDEL from the exons ATGAACCTCTCGCAAATCCTTCTGGCCCTGTTGTGGTGGTGCGTTTCCACGGCGGCTGTGGCAGAAGAGACCTGCGACAATGCTCCTCCCAACGATCCCATTGGCATCGACCTCGGCCATCGTTTTGTCTTTGCCTCCTACGCAAATTCTATAAACAATTTCACCCTATTGGGGGTAGTCAATCACAAGGAGTACCAGCGGCAGATCGAAGAACTGTCCATGGACCATTTTCAGCGATCCGGGCTTGGGAAGCCGAGAAGCGGATCTAGGTCGACACCACTGGCGCTCCTGACCAGTGTCATGTGGAGCTTGTTCGAAATGATCGATGCTAGAGTctccatcagcagcaacgcATACGTCGTCTGGACTCAAGACTCGATCCGCTCGATATCTGACACTGTCTACGGGATCATCCCCGTCTCTGTCCAACGAAAGGTCAAGTCCTTCCTCATCTCGCGCGGCctgatcaagaagaagctgtctcCATCCGACGTCACGGAAACATTCACAGTAGTCTTCGCCGAGCTCAAGGCTACTTCCCTTGCAGCTCACGGCGTCAACGTGACCTGGGCCGTGGTCGGCGTGCccgacttcttcaacgaCACGCTGAGAGAAACAGTGATTCGAGCCGGGCAGCAGGCaggcatcaccatcctcgagGGTGCCGTTCCCCCGCGCTCCTTTTGCACGCACTACCTCAGTCCGGCGATTGACCAGTATGATCGTGTCTTGGTTGTTCACCAGGGAGAAACCCATTGTGGTGTTCAGTTGTACGACGGGTCGCCACAGCGCCGCCGCAAGGGCCAGTCAGTGTATCCGTATCTTCCTTTAGATCCGTGGAGTGGGGATAGGATTCAGTACCGCCTTGTGAAGGAACTTGTTGACGGTGATGCTCAGTTGAAAACTCTGGTTGTTCAGGGTCGTGATAACGGATTCTTGATACAGGCGGTGCTGAGGACAAGGTTGACGTTAAAGGGATATGATCCGGCAGTGGAGCTGTTGCTGGGACTCGAGCCATTGCTGGAGGATCAGCTCGGTGGTAACAGAGATCATGAAGACGGGGAGAAGCTCAACGAACTTCCGCTAAATCTAGATTCCTGGTGGACGCATGGGAACATCCCCGACTTGGTTCTCACGCGTAGCCAGATCACGGCAGTCGAGAATAACTACATGGAAACATTGGCAAATAATATTCAAGTTTATTTGCAAGCTATGGCAG AGCCACACAAAACGGGAAAAGCAACGAAACAAGAGAGAGTGGACTACGCAATCATCTTGACCGATTACTTCGATGGAGAGCTTGTGCACCGTGCTGTGCAGGAGGCTATCGGGAATGACGTCCCTATTGTTGGGTCGTTGAAGGATATCACTATGGTGGCGGAGGGTGCGGCGAGATTGGCGTGGACGCGGAGGGAGAATCTGCTGTCGATGCGCGAGAGTGCAAAGACTAGACATGATGAGCTTTGA
- a CDS encoding NmrA-like family protein (COG:S;~EggNog:ENOG410PP0M;~InterPro:IPR036291,IPR016040;~PFAM:PF05368), which produces MKVGIAGITGKFARRLLTHLLDVGDGSLTIKGYCRNPSKLPESVKSSPKLEIIEGTAFDQDAIATFVQGCDVVKLLIDACESANVPRYVASDWALDYTKLKVGELFPKDPMIHVKNYLDTKKVAGVHILIGGFMEPIFSPFFNIMDVQTNTFRYWGDGNEIMEGTTYDDAAKYTAKVVLDSEAKGVLKFVGGRATIQEIAKSYEKVYGTPVTLENRGSLEDLYKTMHDKRTKSPQDIYSYMSLFFYYYWVNGQTFVGPELDNARYPDVKAVDWEGCMRSWSQEQIGASHFALNM; this is translated from the exons ATGAAGGTCGGAATTGCAGGTATCACGGGCAAATTTGCCCGCCGCCTTCTCACCCACCTCCTCGATGTTGGTGACGGCTCCCTGACTATTAAAGGGTACTGTCGCAACCCTTCAAAACTCCCCGAGTCCGTGAAATCGTCCCCCAAGCTGGAGATAATTGAAGGTACGGCGTTTGATCAGGACGCCATTGCCACGTTCGTCCAAGGCTGCGATGTCGTT AAGCTCCTCATTGATGCTTGCGAATCGGCCAATGTTCCACGCTACGTGGCCAGCGACTGGGCGTTGGATTACACCAAGTTGAAGGTGGGCGAGTTGTTCCCCAAGGATCCCATGATCCACGTCAAGAACTACCTCGATACGAAGAAGGTTGCGGGAGTGCATATCCTCATCGGTGGCTTCATGGAGCCCATCTTCAGTCCCTTCTTCAACATTATGGATGTTCAGACCAACACCTTCCGCTACTGGGGTGATGGGAATGAGATCATGGAGGGAACGACCTACGACGATGCGGCCAAGTACACGGCAAAGGTGGTCTTGGATTCGGAAGCAAAGGGTGTGCTGAAGT TTGTCGGAGGCCGTGCTACGATCCAGGAGATTGCCAAGTCGTATGAAAAGGTCTACGGCACTCCTGTCACACTGGAAAACCGCGGATCCCTCGAGGACCTGTACAAGACCATGCATGATAAGCGGACGAAGAGCCCTCAGGACATTTACAGCTATATGTCTTT gttcttctactactactgggtCAATGGACAGACCTTTGTTGGGCCCGAGCTGGACAATGCCCGTTACCCGGATGTCAAGGCAGTAGATTGGGAGGGGTGCATGAGGAGCTGGTCCCAGGAGCAGATTGGGGCATCTCACTTTGCTCTGAACATGTAA
- a CDS encoding uncharacterized protein (COG:S;~EggNog:ENOG410Q2YA): MPTNAPTSTNPPSHDADETMRQAVDRFRTRMAAANRQFVQDRIDEIDARGLATEKERIRMLQRWRRFGDLDQDEPASNSNPDARHISDRFRQTRELAAVPALLEEDTRPLFAMDGVHPPQLRTPEARDIFLDTLQEVFQRQADEWAAAEGEDVASEPIPRCEELGRLLTYAHEVEDPDFRHSGVAPFEAGLLVLHGRYGSLPCLDTQEERDQYHACVRQECAWLRARLEGKYTDLVNKAMFLADPDEDLEVRAGVIMGTGYRGEYPNWYSAYLYCRKYPDEDMEGIDFRDEGIPDAPNIREWGWRVVFMEAEVCRVFEPHVLYGRKPRFDSIPEFLDWYASWADSLDARGVLSLRRHLVNCETDCESDCEEHCP; the protein is encoded by the coding sequence GCGGCAGGCCGTTGATCGGTTCCGCACACGCATGGCAGCAGCCAACCGACAATTCGTCCAGGACCGCATCGATGAGATCGACGCCCGCGGACTCGCAaccgagaaagaaagaattcGTATGCTTCAGAGGTGGCGCCGTTTCGGAGACTTAGACCAAGACGAACCAGCCAGTAACAGCAACCCCGACGCACGCCACATAAGCGACCGGTTCCGGCAGACGCGGGAGTTGGCAGCAGTTCCcgcgctgctggaggaggacaCACGCCCTCTGTTCGCCATGGACGGGGTCCACCCGCCGCAGCTCCGCACGCCGGAAGCCCGCGACATCTTTCTCGACACCCTGCAGGAAGTGTTCCAAAGGCAGGCGGACGAGTGGGCGGCCgccgagggcgaggatgtAGCCTCGGAGCCGATCCCGCGCTGTGAGGAGCTGGGCCGGCTGTTAACGTATGCCCATGAGGTGGAAGACCCGGACTTTCGCCACTCGGGCGTCGCCCCCTTCGAGGCGGGACTTTTGGTGCTGCACGGCCGGTATGGATCCCTTCCCTGTCTGGACACACAGGAGGAGCGGGACCAGTACCATGCATGTGTACGCCAGGAATGTGCGTGGCTGCGGGCGAGATTGGAGGGGAAGTACACGGACTTGGTCAACAAGGCCATGTTCCTGGCCGACCCGGATGAGGATCTGGAGGTCCGAGCGGGCGTGATTATGGGCACCGGCTACCGGGGGGAGTACCCGAACTGGTACAGCGCGTACCTTTACTGCCGGAAGTATCCAGACGAGGATATGGAAGGAATCGATTTCCGGGATGAAGGTATCCCCGACGCCCCCAACATCCGGGAGTGGGGGTGGCGCGTCGTCTTTATGGAGGCCGAGGTGTGCCGCGTCTTCGAGCCGCATGTGCTCTATGGACGAAAACCGCGCTTCGACTCGATCCCCGAGTTTCTGGACTGGTATGCGAGCTGGGCGGACAGCTTGGATGCCCGCGGGGTGCTCAGTCTCCGCCGGCATCTGGTGAATTGTGAGACTGATTGCGAGTCCGATTGCGAGGAGCACTGTCCATAG